Proteins co-encoded in one Acidobacteriota bacterium genomic window:
- a CDS encoding DUF411 domain-containing protein, producing MSGALVTALTVAGVAVTAQTTPTLPTVLVYKTPTCGCCTKWVEHLQAAGFTVETQHRDDLTPIRQANKVPATATSCHTALVGSYVVEGHVPAADVKRLLAEKPKVKGIAVPGMPIGSPGMEGGTPQKYNTLSFTEDGKTSVFASH from the coding sequence GTGAGTGGCGCGCTCGTGACAGCACTCACCGTGGCCGGCGTGGCCGTGACCGCGCAGACGACACCGACCCTGCCGACCGTGCTGGTCTACAAGACGCCCACGTGCGGCTGCTGCACCAAGTGGGTCGAGCACCTGCAGGCCGCCGGCTTCACCGTGGAGACGCAGCACCGCGACGACCTGACGCCCATCCGTCAGGCCAACAAGGTGCCGGCGACCGCCACGTCGTGCCACACGGCGCTCGTGGGCTCGTACGTCGTGGAAGGCCACGTTCCGGCCGCCGACGTGAAACGCCTGCTCGCCGAGAAGCCGAAGGTGAAGGGGATCGCCGTTCCCGGCATGCCGATCGGCTCACCCGGCATGGAAGGCGGCACGCCGCAGAAGTACAACACCCTGAGCTTCACCGAAGACGGCAAGACCAGCGTGTTCGCGAGCCATTGA